One stretch of Ammospiza nelsoni isolate bAmmNel1 chromosome 21, bAmmNel1.pri, whole genome shotgun sequence DNA includes these proteins:
- the GIT1 gene encoding ARF GTPase-activating protein GIT1 encodes MNERGSEPAPEKAARGPRLCRNYSGHVPMAGSCQRSCRHAWAKGCPASRHPPCRRASGGPGVPGADPRKVWSVPVRALRDLLQCPPASHGIPALLGREGLLPQGYSGSSRLGGPRAGSPRTERPVPGGGRGQRVRRHRCRRTGCQGAAICVRGAARLGGPPLPPATPARPRGTAAGQDAVPPTRGPQGLGGAWGGVRDPAGRKEVGEAWLPACLPPSLQLNGRTTGPDPWSPGCLFGVQAWGAAAGPGAVPPRVPGLVPARGQRGCSNDPLFPAGTQRAPVRPAGASDPGWASINRGVLICDECCSVHRSLGRHISIVKHLRHSPWPATLLQMVHTLASNGANSIWEHSLLDPAQVQSGRRKANPQDKVHPTKSEFIRAKYQMLAFVHKLPCRDDDGVTAKDLSKQLHSSVRTGNLETCLRLLSLGAQANFFHPEKGTTPLHVAAKAGQILQAELLVVYGADPGAPDVNGRTPIDYARQAAQHELAERLVECQYELTDRLAFYLCGRKPDHKNGHYIIPQMADSLDLSELAKAAKKKLQALSNRLFEELAMDVYDEVDRRENDAVWLTTQNHSTLVTERSAVPFLPVNPEYSATRNQGRQKLARFNAREFATLLIDILGEAKRRQQGKSLLSPTDALDYSLRSQSDLDDQHDYDSVASDEDTDQELLRNASRNNRARSMDSSDLSDGPITLQEYLEVKKALAASEAKVQQLMKVNNSLSDELRRLQREIHKLQAENTQIRQQTGPAHPTPAPSERPEHGHPPGTAPQHRRDRQAFSMYEPGSALKPFGQPVEELVTRLQPFSPGEVEDEALYSMHIPASVYRIRKGPSASSVPFPPSSPLLSCPPDGARHMSKLDRHGSGTDSDYDNTQAGEVLISMEGKRYVELSKDEDFPHELDPLDGELDPGLPSTEDVILKTEQVTKNIQELLRAAQESKHDSFVPCSEKIHSAVTEMASLFPKKPALETVRSSLRLLNASAYRLQSECRKTVPPEPGATVDYQLLTQQVIQCAYDIAKAAKQLVTITTREKKQ; translated from the exons ATGAATGAACGGGGCTCGGAGCCGGCCCCGGAGAAAGCTGCCCGCGGGCCAAGGCTGTGCCGAAATTATTCCGGCCACGTGCCAATGGCCGGATCCTGCCAGCGGAGCTGTCGGCACGCGTGGGCGAAAGGCTGccctgcctccaggcatcccccGTGCCGGCGGGCGAGCGGGGGGCCCGGGGTTCccggggcg GATCCTCGCAAGGTTTGGAGTGTCCCTGTGCGAGCACTCCGCGATCTGCTGCAGTGCCCGCCCGCATCCCACGGCATCCCCGCGCTCCTGGGGCgggaggggctgctgccccagggatACTCTGGATCCAGCCGCCTGGGGGGGCCGCGGGCCGGCTCCCCCCGCACGGAGCGTCCTGTTCCCGGCGGTGGCCGTGGGCAGCGGGTGCGAAGGCACAGATGCCGCCGCACCGGCTGCCAAGGCGCTGCCATCTGCGTGCGcggggctgccaggctgggggggCCGCCGCTCCCCCCGGCcaccccagcccggccccggggcactgcagcagggcaggatgccGTGCCCCCAACGCGGGGTCCTCAGGGCTTGGGGGGTGCGTGGGGAGGGGTCCGGGaccctgcagggaggaaggaagtgggggAGGCttggctgcctgcctgccttcctccctCG CTGCAGCTCAACGGCCGCACCACGGGGCCAGACCCGTGGTCCCCAGGATGTCTTTTTGGGGTGCAGGCgtggggagctgctgccggGCCGGGAGCGGTGCCCCCGCGGGTGCCGGGGCTGGTGCCAGCGCGGGGCCAGCGCGGCTGCTCAAACGATCCTTTGTTCCCGGCGGGGACACAAAGGGCTCCAGTCCGGCCGGCCGGGGCCAGCG ACCCTGGCTGGGCGTCCATCAACCGCGGGGTGCTCATCTGTGACGAGTGCTGCAGCGTGCACCGCAGCCTGGGCCGCCACATCTCCATCGTCAAGCACCTGCGCCACAGCCCCTGGCCCGCcaccctgctccag aTGGTGCACACCTTGGCGAGCAACGGGGCCAACTCCATCTGGGAGCACTCGCTGCTGGACCCAGCGCAGGTGCAGAGCGGGCGCCGGAAGGCAAACCCCCAGGACAAAGTGCA ccccaccaAGTCGGAGTTCATCCGTGCCAAGTACCAGATGCTGGCCTTCGTCCACAAGCTGCCCTGCCGGGATGATGACGGCGTCACTGCCAAGGACCTCAGcaag CAATTGCACTCGAGCGTGCGGACGGGCAACCTGGAGACCTGCCTGCGCCTGCTCTCGCTGGGTGCCCAGGCCAACTTCTTCCACCCG gagaagggcacCACCCCGCTGCACGTGGCCGCCAAGGCCGGGCAgatcctgcaggcagagctgctggtggtCTACGGTGCCGACCCTGGGGCGCCCGATGTGAACGGCCGGACCCCCATTGACTATgccag gcaggcagcccagcacGAGCTGGCGGAGCGGCTGGTGGAGTGCCAGTACGAGCTGACCGACCGGCTGGCCTTCTACCTCTGCGGCAGGAAGCCGG ACCACAAGAACGGGCACTACATCATCCCGCAGATGGCCGACAG CCTGGACCTCTCTGAACTGGCCAAGGCAGCCAAGAAGAAGCTGCAGGCG ctcagcaaccGCCTCTTCGAGGAGCTGGCCATGGACGTGTACGACGAGGTGGACCGTCGGGAGAACGACGCGG TCTGGCTGACGACGCAGAACCACAGCACGCTGGTGACAGAGCGCAGCGCCgtccccttcctccctgtcaACCCCGAGTACTCGGCCACGCGCAACCAG ggccGGCAAAAGCTGGCCAGGTTCAACGCCAGGGAGTTTGCCACTTTGCTCATCGACATCCTCGGGGAAGCCAAGCGCCGGCAGCAAGGGAAGAGTCtgctcagccccacag ACGCCCTCGACTACTCGCTGCGGAGCCAGAGTGACCTGGACGACCAGCACGACTACGACAGCGTCGCCTCTGACGAGGACACggaccaggagctgctgcgCAACGCCTCCCGCAACAACCGCGCCAGG agcATGGACTCCTCCGACCTGTCAGACGGCCCCATCACGCTGCAGGAGTACCTGGAGGTGAAGAAGGCTCTGGCAGCCTCTGAGGCCAAGGTGCAGCAGCTGATGAAGGTGAACAACAGCCTGAGCGATGAGCTGCGCCGGCTGCAGCGCGAG ATCCacaagctgcaggcagagaacACTCAGATCCGGCAGCAGACCGGCCCTGCGCATCCAACCCCGGCCCCCAGCGAGCGGCCAGAGCATGGGCACCCCCCGGGCACGGCCCCCCAGCACCGCCGGGACCGCCAGGCCTTCTCCATGTACGAGCCGGGCTCGGCGCTGAAACCCTTCGGGCAGCCCGTGGAGGAGCTGGTGACCCGGCTGCAGCCCTTCAGCCCCGGC GAGGTGGAGGACGAGGCTCTGTACTCCATGCACATCCCGGCCAGCGTGTACCGG atCCGGAAAGGTCCATCTGCCTCCTCAGTGCCCTTCCCTCCATCCTCCCCGCTGCTCTCCTGCCCGCCTGATGGTGCCCGACACATG agcaagctggaccGGCATGGCAGCGGCACTGACAGTGACTACGACAACACACAGGCTGGTGAGGTTCTGATCAG CATGGAGGGGAAGCGGTATGTGGAGCTGAGCAAGGATGAGGATTTCCCCCACGAGCTGGACCCGCTGGACGGGGAGCTGGACCCTGGCCTGCCCAGCACGGAGGATGTCATCCTCAAAACTGAGCAGGTCACTAAGAacatccaggagctgctgcgGGCAGCACAAGAGTCCAAGCATGATAG CTTCGTGCCCTGCTCAGAGAAGATCCACTCGGCTGTGACAGAGATGGCATCACTCTTCCCTAAG AAACCAGCCCTGGAGACGGTGCGCAGCTCCCTGCGGCTGCTCAACGCCAGCGCCTACCGGCTGCAGAGCGAGTGCCGCAAGACTGTGCCCCCCGAGCCCGGCGCCACCGTGGACTACCAGCTTCTGACCCAGCAGGTCATCCAGTGCGCCTACGACATCGCCAAGGCCGCCAAGCAGCTGGTCACCATCACCACTCGTGAGAAGAAGCAGTGA
- the ABHD15 gene encoding protein ABHD15 — MLSPEGLVAAAAVFVGLALLAWCLWAGKLEVPADGGEEDEDEEDEEEGIPFMAEEGSGHWRLLCKPSALAQHLVRSLGRSAALRGGRWLWPCWPRLQMLWQLLQPPEPEPVVARELLQLSDAGLVALDWLVGPWGAAGGGGGVSSPVLLLIPNAAGKVTGGLLQLGLRALERGFIPVIFNRRGHNGCPLTTPRLQPFGDPGDLREAVTYLRCRHPCASLLAVSEGSGSGLLLAYLGESGSSSRLAAAACLSPIFRGRDWFEARMPWLYEWPLLLHLKQGLSRYAGALAEVVDTDRLLGSRSLRELEETLFCRTRSRPTSWESYWERNEPLRDADEAAVPVLCLCSADDPVRGPPARSLPRELFRSSPYFFLLLTPHGGHCGFPRRGPGRCWAHEAVLEYFRAMAEFLRTEERRKGLPRPRRWGGPTVEPPVFTWQRSYTR; from the exons ATGCTGTCCCCGGAGGGTCTGGTGGCCGCAGCTGCGGTGTTCGTGGGGCTGGCCCTCCTAGCTTGGTGCCTTTGGGCAGGGAAGCTGGAGGTGCCTGCAGACGGGGGAGAGGAGGACGAGGAcgaggaggacgaggaggaggggATCCCCTTCATGGCCGAGGAGGGCTCGGGGCACTGGCGGCTGCTGTGCAAGCCCTCGGCTCTGGCCCAGCACCTGGTGCGGAGCTTGGGGCGGTCGGCGGCGCTGCGGGGGGGACGCTGGCTGTGGCCGTGCTGGCCCCGGCTCCAGAtgctgtggcagctcctgcagccacctgAGCCGGAGCCGGTGGTGGCCcgtgagctcctgcagctgtcGGACGCTGGGCTGGTAGCCCTGGACTGGTTGGTGGGGCCGTGGGGGGCTGCGGGTGGCGGCGGGGGAGTCTCCAGCCCGGTTCTGCTGCTCATTCCCAACGCGGCCGGGAAGGTGACGGGGggtctgctgcagctggggctgcgggCGCTGGAGCGGGGCTTCATCCCCGTCATCTTCAACCGCCGGGGCCACAATGGCTGCCCCCTGACCACCCCCCGGCTCCAGCCCTTCGGGGATCCCGGGGACCTGCGGGAGGCCGTGACCTACCTGCGGTGCCGGCACCCCTGTGCCTCCCTGCTGGCCGTCAGCGAGGGCTCGGGCTCGGGGCTGCTGCTCGCCTACCTGGGCGAGAGCGGCTCCTCCAGCCGCCTGGCCGCCGCCGCCTGCCTCTCCCCCATCTTCCGTGGCCGCGACTGGTTTGAGGCCAGGATGCCCTGGCTTTACGAGTGGCCGCTGCTCCTCCACCTCAAGCAGGGATTGAGCAG GTACGCGGGGGCCCTGGCCGAGGTGGTGGACAcggacaggctcctgggcagccGCTCGCTGCGGGAGCTGGAGGAAACGCTCTTCTGCCGGACTCGGAGCCGCCCCACCAGCTGGGAGAGCTACTGGGAGCGCAACGAGCCCCTGCGCGACGCGGACGAGGCGGCGGTGCCggtgctgtgcctctgcagcgCCGATGACCCGGTGCGCGGCCCGCCGGCCCGCAGCCTGCCCCGGGAGCTCTTCCGCAGCAGCCCCTacttcttcctgctgctcaccCCGCACGGCGGGCACTGCGGCTTCCCCcgccgcgggccgggccgcTGCTGGGCCCACGAGGCCGTGCTGGAATATTTCAGGGCCATGGCCGAGTTCCTGCGGAcggaggagaggaggaaggggcTGCCGCGGCCGCGCAGGTGGGGGGGTCCCACGGTGGAGCCCCCCGTGTTCACCTGGCAGAGGTCCTACACGCGGTAG